The Cellulomonas sp. S1-8 genomic sequence TCGGCGCGCAGACGCACCCGGCCGACGGGTGCGCCGGTGTGGTCGTCGCGAGCGCCGCACGGGCACGCGAGCTCGGCCGCGACGGGGTCACCGCGCAGGTCCTGGCGACGGGGTTCGCCCGCGCCGAGCCCGCGTACATGCCGCGGGCGCCCGTGCCCGCCGCCCTGCGCGCGCTCGCGGACGCGGGCCTGGAGGTCGCCGACGTGGACGTGGTGACGACGCACAACCCGTTCGCGGTCAACGACCTGTGGTTCGCCGAGCAGACCGGCTACCCGCTGGAGCGGATGAACCCGTACGGGTCCTCGCTGGTCTACGGCCACCCGCAGGGTCCGACCGGCGCCCGCGCCGTCACCGAGCTCGTCCACGCCCTGCACGCCCGCGGCGGCGGCGTCGGCCTGTTCACCGGCTGCGCCGCCGGCGACTCGGCCGGGGCCGTCGTCGTCCGGGTCGACGGATGACCGCCCCCGTCCCGCCCACCACCCTCACGAGAGCGAGCGACCGATGACCCCAGAGCCCGCAGCCCCCGAGCCCGCAGCCCCCGAGCCCGCAGCCCCCGCGTCCCCAGCCCCCACGACCCCCGGCCTGACGCTGGTCGCCCTGCCCGACCTGGCGTCGATGGCCGGGACGACCTTCGGCCCGTCGTCCTGGCGCACCATCACCCAGGAGCAGGTCGACCGGTTCGCCGACCTCACGGGCGACCACAACCCGATCCACCTCGACCCGCAGTACGCGGCGGGCACGCCGTTCGGCGGCACGATCGTCCACGGCTACCTCACCCTGGCCCTCGTGGTGCCGCTCATGGCCGAGCTCGTCGAGGTGACGGGCGTGGGCACCGGCGTGAACTACGGGCTCGACCGGCTGCGGTTCCCCGCGCCGGTGCGGGTCGGGTCGCGCATCCGCGTGACGTCGACGCTGACGTCGGTCACCGACGTGCCCGGCGGGTACCAGGCGGTCTTCGAGAACACGTTCGAGGCCGAGGGGCAGGCCAAGCCCGCCGCGGTCGCCGTCATGATCGTGCGGTACTACTCATGAGCGGGACGATGGGCATCGACCTGACCGGACGCGCCGCCGTCGTGACCGGGAGCGGGCAGGGGCTGGGCCGGGCGTACGCGCGGGCACTGGCCGCCGCCGGGGCCGGGGTGGTCGTCAACGACGTGAACGCCGAGGCGGCGCAGGCGACGGTCGACGCGATCGTCGCCGACGGCGGGTCGGCCGTCGCGGTCGTCGCACCCGTGGGTCCCACGGCGACGGCCGACCGGCTCGTCGCCGCCGCGGTCGAGGCGTTCGGACGGCTCGACGTGCTCGTCACCAACGCCGGTGTGCTGCGTGACCGTGTGCTGTGGAAGACGACCGACGAGGACTTCGACCTGGTGATCGACACGCACCTGCGGGGGACGTTCACCTGCGCCCGGGCCGCCGCCGTCCACATGCGCGAGCGCGGGGAGGGCGGCCGGATCGTGCTCGTGGGCTCGCCAGCCGGTCAGCACGGCAACTTCGGTCAGACGAGCTACGCGGCCGCCAAGGCGGGCGTCGTCGCCATGGCCCGGACGTGGTCGCTCGAGCTGGCGCGGGCCCGGATCACCGTGAACGCCGTCGTGCCGACCGCGATTACGGCGATGACCGCGACCATCCCCGTCTACGCGGACGTCGCCGCGGCGTACGACCGGGGGGAGCCCCTGCCGCGGGTGGTGCGCCAGGAGCACGCGCTGGGCGGACCGGAGGACGTCGCGCCGCTCGTGGTCTGGCTCGCCTCCGACGCGTCCGCGGACGTCACCGGGCAGGCCATCGGCATCGGCGGGGACAAGCTGTCCGTCTACTCCGTCCCGCAGGAGCGGGGTGTCGCGTTCCGTGAGGGCGGGTGGACGGCCGAGGCGATCGCCGCGTCGTGGGAGAGCGAGTTCGCGCCGCACGTCCAGCCCAGCGGGATCACGCTGCCCCCGCTCGACCTGACGTGACCGGCGCGGGTCGCGGACCCGGCGGGTCGGAGACGACGGAGAACTGGACGACCCGGTCGGCGAGCTCGGGCGAGTAGGCGCCGATCACCTGCCGGACCCGCACCGAGGCGGGTGCGCCCAGCTGCTCGTAGGTGTCCCGGAACAGGTCCCGCGCCCGGTCCCGCGGCCAGTCCGTGGGCAGCAGCCGGCGGGGCAGGTCCGGGTCCAGGCCCGGGAAGGCCCGCCAGGCGTCCATGAGCTCGGTCCGCCTGACGAGCGCGTCGACGGGGGAGATGGCGCCCTTGCCCAGTGCGGCGTGCGTCGGCTCCCAGGCGGCCACGAAGGTGCGGTAGAGGTCCGCAAGGCCGTCGAGGTCCCAGGCGCTCTGGGGGGCCAGGGTCGCGCCGGGCAGCGCGGGGGAGGTGGCGACGAAGGCGGTGGCGTGGGTGACGCCGAGGTCCCCGAGCTCGGCGAGCGCCTGGTCGTGGCGCGGGTGCGGGGAGATCCACAGCGCGTCGTAGAGGGGTGCGAAGCCGAGCCAGCGCAGCCGCGTGCGCAGCGCCTCGCGGGCCGAGCGGTTCGTCTCCGGCACCGAGAAGGCCACGAGGCTCCACCGGCCGTCCCAGTCGGCCCCGTCCCCGGCGCCGAAGGCCACGATGCGCTCGGCGCCCTTGCGCATGACGGCCTGGGCGCGCGGGGTCAGCGCGTAGAACGTGTGGCGGCCGCTGCGGGTCGAGACGAGCAGCAGGTGCTTGACCATGCGGCTGAG encodes the following:
- a CDS encoding SDR family oxidoreductase, producing the protein MDLTGRAAVVTGSGQGLGRAYARALAAAGAGVVVNDVNAEAAQATVDAIVADGGSAVAVVAPVGPTATADRLVAAAVEAFGRLDVLVTNAGVLRDRVLWKTTDEDFDLVIDTHLRGTFTCARAAAVHMRERGEGGRIVLVGSPAGQHGNFGQTSYAAAKAGVVAMARTWSLELARARITVNAVVPTAITAMTATIPVYADVAAAYDRGEPLPRVVRQEHALGGPEDVAPLVVWLASDASADVTGQAIGIGGDKLSVYSVPQERGVAFREGGWTAEAIAASWESEFAPHVQPSGITLPPLDLT
- a CDS encoding MaoC family dehydratase → MAGTTFGPSSWRTITQEQVDRFADLTGDHNPIHLDPQYAAGTPFGGTIVHGYLTLALVVPLMAELVEVTGVGTGVNYGLDRLRFPAPVRVGSRIRVTSTLTSVTDVPGGYQAVFENTFEAEGQAKPAAVAVMIVRYYS
- a CDS encoding PaaX family transcriptional regulator C-terminal domain-containing protein, with protein sequence MAGTSEGGTSTPRTRQGSPPSLLLTLLGDYWWGQEDPLPSAALVDLLADFGVSDVAARAALSRMVKHLLLVSTRSGRHTFYALTPRAQAVMRKGAERIVAFGAGDGADWDGRWSLVAFSVPETNRSAREALRTRLRWLGFAPLYDALWISPHPRHDQALAELGDLGVTHATAFVATSPALPGATLAPQSAWDLDGLADLYRTFVAAWEPTHAALGKGAISPVDALVRRTELMDAWRAFPGLDPDLPRRLLPTDWPRDRARDLFRDTYEQLGAPASVRVRQVIGAYSPELADRVVQFSVVSDPPGPRPAPVTSGRAGAA